The Mesorhizobium sp. AR02 genomic interval AGCAGTACCTTGGTGCCGAACAGGCCGTAGCCGCGCGACCGCTCCAGGCTGGTGGCGCTGGCGATGGCGTCGGCGGGCGCGCCGATGCCGACGGGGACATCGATGTGGAAGATCGTGCCGCGCCCGACCTTCGACGAGAAGGTCACGGGATGGCCGAGCGCGCCGGCCATGCGGCGCACGATGGCAAGCCCGAGCCCGAGACCGTTGCCGTCACGTTCCGAACCGGCCGGTGAGGTGCCGCGATGGAATTCCTCGAACACCGCCTCGCGCTGGTCCTCGGGAATGCCGCAGCCGGTATCGGCGACATCGATGCGGATGGTGTCGCCGCGGTGCCTGGTGCCGACAAGCACGCCGCCGGAACGGGTGTAGCCCAGCGCATTGGAGAGGATGTTCTGCAGGATGCGGCGCAGCAGCGTTCGGTCGGAGCGGACCACGGCATTGACCGGCCGGAATTTCAGCGACAGCCGCTTCATTTCCGCGACCGGCTGGAAATCCGAGCGCAGCGACGAGAACAGTGCTTCCAGGCTGACGTCGCCGATATCGGGCTGCACCACGCCTGCGTCGAGCTTGGAAATGTCGAGCAAGGTGCGCAGCAGGTCCTCCATCGTTTCCAGGGAACGCTCGACCTGGCGGACGAGCTTCCTGCCTTCATCGCTGGTCTGCACCTCGGCGAGCGCCGAGACGGAGAGGTGGGCCGCGTTCAGCGGCTGCAGCACGTCATGGCTGGCGGCGGCGAGGAATCTGGTCTTGGAGAGGTTCGCCAGCTCGGCATTTTCCTTGGCGGCGCTGAGGTCGATGTTGGATTGCTCCAGCCGGCGCAGCGTCGAATGCAGTTCCTCCGTGCGCGTGCGCACGCGGTTCTCGAGCGAGATCGCGGTCTGGAACAGCGAGAAGGCATTGCCTTGCTGGTCCATCGAGCGCTCGACGCGGCTGACCAGGGCGGCGTTGATCTTCTTCAGCTTTTCGAGGTCGTTTATGTCCTTGAGCGGCATCTTGTTGTTCTGCGGCCCCCTATTCCGCCGCTTGCCGTTCGCCGAAGGCAATGCCGGTGAAGGTCTGGTTCAAATGCATCGACCGGTACTGTTCGCCATACGTGCCGAAGCCGATGACATTGTTGACCCGGTAGAGCTCCGAAATGTCACGGAAGACCTGCCGGTTGCGCGCGTCGAGCCGGCGCAGCACGCAGTCGAAGCCGAGGATCAGGTCGATGCCGCCCAGTCTGTCCTCGACCTCGCGCAGGGCCGCGCGCGTCGATTCCACCATGTCCTTGGGCTGGGCGATCGACAGCACGACACCGTCGTCGATGGCGCAGAAGAACGACAGCGAGCCATCCGCGTGCATCCTCTGGATCGAGCGGCAGTAATATTCGCCGCCTACCTTTACCACCACCGGATGCGAGGCGAAGCTCAGCGGCGTCAGGGTCTGCGGCACGATGCCGACGGAGGCGGCATATTCCTCGGCCGCATTGGTGGCGTTGAACTCGCGCACGATGCGGTGATCGGCATCGGACGCCGTCACCACCAGCTTTTCGTCGGTCGGAACGAAATTGTCGGTCTTGAAGACGTGGAACGGAATTTCCGTGGCGATCAGCA includes:
- a CDS encoding hybrid sensor histidine kinase/response regulator, which translates into the protein MPLKDINDLEKLKKINAALVSRVERSMDQQGNAFSLFQTAISLENRVRTRTEELHSTLRRLEQSNIDLSAAKENAELANLSKTRFLAAASHDVLQPLNAAHLSVSALAEVQTSDEGRKLVRQVERSLETMEDLLRTLLDISKLDAGVVQPDIGDVSLEALFSSLRSDFQPVAEMKRLSLKFRPVNAVVRSDRTLLRRILQNILSNALGYTRSGGVLVGTRHRGDTIRIDVADTGCGIPEDQREAVFEEFHRGTSPAGSERDGNGLGLGLAIVRRMAGALGHPVTFSSKVGRGTIFHIDVPVGIGAPADAIASATSLERSRGYGLFGTKVLLVENDIEVLEAMTFLLERWQCLVRSATSTDDAMNLLGDTDWVPDIVIADQHLDGGDLGTATISEVRDYLGRAVPALIVTADSSEAVAKAARAGGIELMRKPLKPAQLRALLAHLLA
- a CDS encoding FIST signal transduction protein: MSALTTDEPDPDVFARAVASEAAAINAGFALVFFSQSLVEAGALSRALSAYAPALHHAGCSTAGEITPQGLEEGHMLAMLLPSASFTAVSAMVDNLSSSGMDRITGEVEALRRTLRGRLGCEQTGNTFALCFIDGLSYAEEAVSSAIHWGLDDIPLLGGSAGDDLKFETTRLISNGRVTSDSAIVVLIATEIPFHVFKTDNFVPTDEKLVVTASDADHRIVREFNATNAAEEYAASVGIVPQTLTPLSFASHPVVVKVGGEYYCRSIQRMHADGSLSFFCAIDDGVVLSIAQPKDMVESTRAALREVEDRLGGIDLILGFDCVLRRLDARNRQVFRDISELYRVNNVIGFGTYGEQYRSMHLNQTFTGIAFGERQAAE